A single genomic interval of Shewanella psychropiezotolerans harbors:
- a CDS encoding amino acid permease gives MNLKMLGSIAIVAGTAIGGGMLALPLATASLGTLPAFLLLVVIWGISIYTSLLMLEINLRTGVGDNVHAITGKILGKVGQLIQGASFMSLLFALTMVYLMGGSSLLETRFEPLGITMNNQVAVLLFTVFFGGLIAVGVKWIDKVSRVLFTSMVVLLVIVVAFLLPEVDMSALLTSTGSEIVSGSELNNLWLAAIPIVFTSFGFHVCIATIVRYLDGDAVSLRKILIIGSTIPLVSYILWLMVTLGTLGGDRVYGFEGSLPLLVTALQGLANSEILKQCIDLFANLALITSFLGVTMSLFDYVAELTRAKDDFWGRAKTWLITFIPPLLCALYYPDGFFKVLGFAAIPLVIMIIFLPIAMALKQRKQNLGGYQVSGGTAALGVAGVLGAVIITAQLLVAL, from the coding sequence GTGAATTTAAAAATGCTCGGCTCCATCGCTATCGTTGCGGGAACTGCAATCGGTGGTGGTATGTTAGCCCTACCTTTAGCTACTGCTTCCTTGGGTACATTACCCGCGTTTCTCTTGCTCGTTGTGATCTGGGGGATCTCCATCTATACATCTCTGCTGATGTTAGAGATCAACTTACGCACTGGAGTGGGCGATAACGTCCATGCTATTACTGGCAAAATTTTAGGGAAAGTGGGTCAGTTAATTCAGGGGGCATCATTTATGAGCCTACTGTTTGCGTTGACTATGGTATATTTGATGGGCGGCTCTTCTCTGCTCGAGACTCGCTTCGAGCCTCTGGGTATCACCATGAATAACCAGGTCGCTGTGTTGTTATTCACTGTCTTCTTCGGCGGTTTGATAGCAGTTGGGGTCAAATGGATCGATAAGGTTTCCCGCGTCCTCTTTACATCCATGGTCGTACTCTTAGTGATCGTGGTGGCCTTCTTACTTCCTGAAGTGGATATGTCTGCTCTGCTAACCAGCACAGGTAGTGAGATTGTTTCTGGTAGCGAACTGAACAACTTATGGTTGGCAGCTATTCCTATCGTATTCACCTCGTTTGGTTTCCATGTGTGTATCGCGACCATAGTGCGCTACTTAGATGGCGATGCCGTATCACTACGTAAAATTTTAATTATTGGTTCAACCATACCGCTTGTCAGCTATATTCTCTGGTTGATGGTGACCTTAGGCACTTTAGGTGGCGACAGGGTTTATGGCTTCGAAGGTTCATTGCCTCTGCTGGTCACGGCCTTACAAGGTCTGGCAAATTCAGAGATCTTGAAGCAATGTATCGATCTCTTCGCTAACTTGGCGCTTATCACTTCCTTCCTGGGTGTGACCATGAGTCTGTTTGACTATGTGGCCGAACTGACACGAGCTAAAGATGATTTTTGGGGTCGAGCTAAGACCTGGCTGATCACCTTTATTCCGCCTCTGCTATGTGCGCTTTATTATCCCGATGGTTTCTTCAAAGTATTAGGTTTTGCGGCCATTCCCTTGGTGATCATGATCATCTTCTTACCGATTGCCATGGCACTGAAGCAGCGTAAACAGAATCTGGGAGGTTATCAGGTCTCTGGTGGTACAGCTGCACTCGGTGTTGCAGGTGTATTAGGCGCTGTAATTATTACGGCTCAGTTACTGGTTGCGTTATAG
- a CDS encoding S46 family peptidase, whose product MKKWLLTVAVAATFGAQADEGMWQPYQLPAMADELKAKGLEIDVESISKLTEFPMNAVISLGGCTASFVSPKGLVVTNHHCAYGSIQYNSTPEKNLLKDGFLAKSYGEELQATPGSRIYVTEAVTDVTGKVKKGLESKLGHAFYQGIEQREKSLVAECEAEDGYRCQVYSFHGGLEYYLVKQLEIRDVRLVYNPAASVGKYGGDIDNWMWPRHTGDFSFYRGYVSKDGKPADFDKDNVPYEPKSFLKVSAKGVSDGDFVMVAGYPGRTNRYRTANEVENQFEWAYPEGKVLRERFIEIIKETAPEGSDERIKYESLIAGLANYAKNFTSMIEFYGKSTMLDDRKGRESELASWINKDSKRKVKYGKTLAELDKLIAEGQDHQARDIILGYIRYTTMVPTARKLYRLANEKQLDDMAREPGYQERDMIRFKSSMERIDRRYAASVDKAMLFDMLKRYAVLPSSERIAALDKVFGIGKKLDEKKLSKTLDKMYAKTTLGDMDTRLAWLDKSVADFNASNDPFIQFAVAMYDTDMKIEKKDKELAGKLMKVRPQYMDAIIAYNTQQGKPVYADANSSLRVTVGHVKGYSPQDGLKAVPFTRLEGILAKDTGADPFDAPSKQLELIKQKQYGDFYMKSIDSVPVNFLSTLDTTGGNSGSPTLNGRAELVGLLFDGVYESIIGDWGYDPESNRSIQVDSRYMLWVMKYLDNADNLLEEMDIVY is encoded by the coding sequence ATGAAGAAATGGCTTCTCACTGTCGCTGTAGCTGCCACTTTTGGCGCACAGGCCGACGAAGGTATGTGGCAACCATACCAACTGCCCGCAATGGCCGATGAATTAAAGGCTAAGGGATTAGAGATTGATGTGGAATCTATCTCTAAATTAACCGAATTTCCAATGAATGCCGTCATTAGCCTAGGTGGTTGTACGGCATCATTCGTCTCACCAAAGGGGCTGGTGGTCACTAACCATCATTGCGCCTATGGCTCGATTCAATATAACTCGACGCCGGAAAAAAACCTGCTTAAAGATGGCTTCCTGGCTAAGTCTTATGGCGAGGAGCTACAGGCTACACCGGGTTCACGTATCTATGTGACTGAAGCAGTGACAGATGTGACTGGCAAGGTCAAGAAAGGTTTAGAGAGCAAGCTTGGTCACGCCTTCTATCAGGGCATTGAGCAGAGAGAAAAGTCATTAGTGGCCGAGTGTGAGGCCGAAGATGGCTATCGCTGTCAGGTATACAGTTTCCATGGTGGTTTGGAATATTATCTGGTTAAGCAACTAGAGATCCGCGATGTACGTCTGGTGTATAACCCTGCAGCTAGTGTAGGCAAGTATGGCGGCGATATAGATAACTGGATGTGGCCACGTCACACCGGTGATTTCTCCTTCTACCGTGGTTATGTGTCTAAAGATGGCAAGCCTGCAGATTTCGACAAAGACAACGTACCGTACGAACCAAAAAGTTTCCTGAAGGTTTCGGCTAAAGGTGTGAGTGACGGCGATTTCGTTATGGTGGCAGGTTACCCTGGCCGCACTAACCGTTACCGCACAGCCAATGAAGTCGAGAACCAGTTCGAGTGGGCATACCCGGAAGGTAAGGTGCTGCGAGAGCGTTTCATCGAGATCATCAAGGAGACAGCACCTGAAGGCAGCGATGAGCGTATCAAGTATGAAAGCCTGATCGCTGGTTTGGCAAACTATGCCAAGAACTTCACCTCTATGATCGAATTTTACGGTAAGTCGACCATGCTTGATGATCGTAAAGGTCGTGAGTCTGAGTTGGCTAGCTGGATCAATAAAGATAGCAAGCGTAAGGTAAAATACGGTAAGACGCTGGCTGAGCTAGATAAGCTGATCGCCGAAGGTCAAGATCATCAGGCTCGAGATATTATCTTAGGTTATATTCGCTACACCACTATGGTGCCAACGGCGCGTAAGTTGTACCGTTTGGCTAATGAGAAACAGCTGGATGATATGGCACGTGAGCCTGGTTACCAGGAACGTGACATGATCCGTTTCAAGTCGAGCATGGAGCGTATCGACCGTCGTTATGCTGCCAGTGTCGATAAGGCAATGCTGTTTGACATGCTTAAGCGCTACGCCGTATTACCGAGTAGTGAGCGTATTGCAGCTCTGGACAAGGTATTTGGCATCGGCAAAAAGCTAGATGAGAAGAAGCTGTCTAAAACTCTGGATAAGATGTATGCCAAGACGACACTAGGCGATATGGATACGCGCCTGGCTTGGTTAGACAAGTCGGTTGCCGACTTTAACGCCTCGAACGATCCTTTCATTCAGTTTGCCGTGGCCATGTATGATACAGACATGAAAATTGAGAAGAAGGACAAGGAGCTGGCGGGTAAGCTGATGAAGGTGCGCCCTCAGTATATGGACGCGATTATCGCTTACAACACGCAGCAGGGTAAGCCGGTTTATGCCGATGCAAACTCAAGTCTGCGTGTGACTGTGGGTCATGTGAAAGGTTACTCACCTCAAGATGGTTTGAAGGCTGTGCCGTTTACGCGTTTAGAAGGTATTTTGGCTAAAGACACTGGCGCGGATCCATTCGATGCACCGTCTAAGCAGCTGGAGCTCATCAAGCAGAAGCAGTACGGTGATTTCTACATGAAATCTATCGACTCTGTGCCGGTTAACTTCCTGTCGACGTTAGATACCACTGGCGGTAACTCAGGTTCACCGACTTTAAATGGTCGTGCCGAGCTAGTAGGTCTGTTATTCGATGGTGTTTACGAGAGTATTATCGGTGATTGGGGTTACGACCCTGAGTCTAACCGTTCTATTCAGGTTGATAGCCGTTACATGCTCTGGGTGATGAAGTATCTGGATAATGCAGATAACTTGTTAGAAGAGATGGACATTGTTTATTAG